One window of the Primulina eburnea isolate SZY01 chromosome 18, ASM2296580v1, whole genome shotgun sequence genome contains the following:
- the LOC140819281 gene encoding uncharacterized protein, producing MTEPKHYDASLFHQPLLSESQPQSSEYVEVLPPYPPSYHRGVLRKSCRCGVISCSVVFIFLVAALVLLWPSKPKLSIVHLSLNRLSFHALPEISLDVKLNLTVSVKNRDFYSIDYDWVNVTIGYRGQNLGNASSEGGQVKARSSSYLNATLDLEAVEILSDVVLLVEDVADGEITFDTESKIGGKLRLFFFDLPLKNHEN from the exons ATGACAGAACCGAAACATTACGATGCGTCGTTGTTCCACCAGCCTCTCCTCTCCGAAAGCCAGCCCCAATCATCCGAATACGTCGAAGTTCTCCCTCCGTATCCTCCGTCCTACCACCGTGGTGTACTACGTAAATCATGCCGCTGCGGTGTAATATCCTGTTCCGTCGTATTCATCTTCCTCGTGGCCGCCTTGGTCCTCCTCTGGCCGTCCAAACCCAAGCTCTCAATCGTCCACCTCAGCCTGAATCGCCTCAGCTTCCATGCGCTCCCCGAAATCTCACTCGACGTGAAGCTGAACCTCACCGTTAGTGTTAAGAACCGGGATTTTTACTCCATCGACTACGATTGGGTGAATGTCACGATCGGGTACAGGGGACAGAACTTGGGGAATGCGTCTTCGGAGGGCGGGCAAGTGAAGGCGCGTAGCTCATCGTACTTGAACGCGACGCTCGATCTTGAAGCGGTGGAGATCTTGAGCGACGTGGTTTTGTTGGTGGAGGATGTGGCGGACGGTGAGATCACGTTCGACACAGAGTCGAAGATTGGTGGAAAGCTCAGGCTTTTCTTCTTCGACTTGCCTCTCAAG AACCATGAAAATTGA
- the LOC140819459 gene encoding developmentally-regulated G-protein 2, whose translation MGIIEKIKEIEAEMARTQKNKATEYHLGQLKAKIAKLRTQLLEPPKGSSGAGEGFEVTKFGHGRVALIGFPSVGKSTLLTLLTGTHSEAASYEFTTLTCIPGIIHYNDTKIQLLDLPGIIEGASEGKGRGRQVIAVSKSSDIVLMVLDASKSEGHRQILTKELEAVGLRLNKRPPQVMIQKKKTGGISFNSTMALTHVDEKLCYQILHEYKIHNAEVLFREDATVDDLIDVIEGNRKYMKCIYVYNKIDVIGIDDVDRLARQPNSVVISCNLKLNLDRLLAKMWEEMGLVRIYTKPQGQQPDFSDPVVLSAGRGGCTVEDFCNHIHRSLVKDVKYVLVWGVSARHYPQHCGLSHSLQDEDVVQIVKKKEKDDGGGRGRFKSHSNAPARISDREKKAPLKT comes from the exons ATGGGGATCATTGAGAAGATCAAAGAAATTGAAGCTGAGATGGCCCGGACGCAGAAAAATAAAGCAACAG AATACCACTTGGGTCAGCTAAAAGCTAAGATAGCGAAGCTGAGGACACAATTGTTGGAGCCGCCGAAA GGTTCAAGTGGAGCTGGGGAGGGTTTTGAAGTTACAAAATTTGGCCATGGACGTGTTGCACTGATAGGCTTTCCCAG TGTTGGAAAGTCGACACTTTTGACACTGTTGACAGGAACACATTCCGAAGCTGCGTCATATGAGTTTACCACACTTACCTGTATTCCTGGGATCATTCACTACAATGATACTAAAATACAGCTCCTCGATCTTCCTGGAATTATAGAAGGTGCATCAGAAGGAAAGGGGCGTGGTAGGCAG GTTATTGCCGTGTCCAAATCTTCCGATATTGTGCTGATGGTTTTGGATGCTTCAAAA aGTGAAGGGCATCGGCAAATCTTGACGAAGGAGCTTGAAGCTGTGGGTTTGCGCCTAAACAAAAGACCACCTCAAGTAATGA ttcaaaagaaaaaaacagGGGGGATTTCTTTTAATAGCACGATGGCATTAACACATGTTGACGAGAAGCTTTGCTATCAAATACTACATGAGTACAAGATTCACAATGCTGAG GTTTTGTTTCGTGAAGACGCCACGGTCGATGATCTCATCGATGTTATTGAGGGGAATCGTAAGTACATGAAATGCATATATGTCTATAACAAGATAGATGTGATCGGCATTgacgatgtggatagattagcaCGGCAGCCAAATTCAGTTGTTATTAGCTGCAACTTGAAG CTAAATCTGGACCGACTGCTTGCAAAAATGTGGGAAGAGATGGGTCTTGTGAGAATATACACAAAGCCTCAGGGCCAGCAACCAGACTTCTCTGATCCAGTTGTCCTTTCTGCT ggTAGAGGTGGCTGCACAGTTGAAGATTTTTGTAACCATATTCACCGTAGCCTGGTAAAGGATGTAAAGTATGTTCTAGTTTGGGGTGTGAGTGCAAGGCACTATCCACAACATTGCGGTCTTAGTCATTCTCTTCAGGACGAGGATGTGGTACAGATAGTTAAGAAAAAG GAAAAGGATGATGGAGGGGGTAGGGGCCGGTTTAAATCGCACTccaatgcccctgctcgaatttcTGACCGTGAGAAGAAGGCTCCGTTAAAGACATGA